The following coding sequences are from one Myxococcus guangdongensis window:
- a CDS encoding MMPL family transporter: MSEATASPSLFARLALGVHRHRRWVLVGAVVFLLGAIGVLRQGGHLTTGTIDGIEAARAEALARPATAGSTDQTLAVIFHHDTWTASEPRFTQAMTDVLERVRRLPEVESVVSPAGASEELGARFVSATGHDVLALVRLKGGEREAVAAFPTVRAALDDSRLETTLTGKVAFLAALNQLLEHDLLRAELISFPLALLVLLWVFRTVVAATLPLVVGGLAVLCGVAGVLLLSRVTNMAQYTLNVVSLIGLGVAIDYSLFIVSRFRGELAEGLSTEAALARTLDTAGRAVAFSGLAVTVGLAGLLFFHGSYLSAMGLGGALVVAFAVLFALTVLPALLSWLGPRVDKGRLPFGRGTGRVGVWHALATWVMKHPWLVLLPTLAVLLAMGLPFRRLELAATDITALPADTEARRGAQTLARLFPREAATRVLVAVEFPSGDALTPERVSALFDASRRMAALPGVVGVESAVDLSPGLEKSTYQQIAAAPPELLPPEVRAARDAYRTGNVAVLQVLTSSPPSSHEARALVRALRQERAVGDGTLVVGGQTATDVDATGFLKENTPAAVGFVMGMTCIVLFVLLRSVVLPLKALLMNLLSLAGSFGALVWIFQEGHLHRLLRFEPGPIEPSLPILLFCALFGLSMDYEVLLLSRIREEWLRTGDNTHAVAEGLERTGGLITSAAAIMVAVFAAFALASVVVVKAMGLGMAIAVALDATLVRVLIVPAMMRLMGHWNWWAPGARGRGAGR; encoded by the coding sequence ATGAGCGAAGCGACGGCGTCCCCTTCCCTGTTCGCCCGGCTCGCCCTGGGCGTGCATCGGCACCGGCGGTGGGTGCTGGTGGGGGCCGTCGTGTTCCTGCTCGGGGCCATCGGCGTGCTGCGCCAAGGCGGGCACCTCACCACCGGCACCATCGACGGCATCGAGGCCGCGCGCGCCGAGGCCCTGGCCCGGCCCGCCACCGCGGGCTCCACCGACCAGACGCTGGCGGTCATCTTCCACCACGACACCTGGACCGCGAGCGAGCCGCGCTTCACCCAGGCGATGACGGACGTCCTCGAGCGCGTGCGGCGACTGCCCGAGGTGGAGTCGGTGGTGTCCCCGGCGGGCGCGTCCGAAGAGCTGGGCGCGCGCTTCGTGTCGGCCACGGGGCACGACGTGCTGGCGCTGGTGCGCTTGAAGGGCGGCGAGCGCGAGGCGGTGGCCGCGTTCCCCACCGTGCGCGCGGCCTTGGACGACTCGCGACTGGAGACGACGCTGACGGGCAAGGTGGCCTTCCTCGCCGCGCTCAACCAGCTGCTGGAGCATGACCTGCTGCGCGCGGAGCTCATCTCGTTCCCGCTGGCGCTGCTGGTGCTCCTGTGGGTGTTCCGCACGGTGGTGGCCGCGACGCTGCCGCTGGTGGTGGGCGGGCTCGCGGTGCTCTGCGGCGTGGCGGGGGTGCTGCTGCTCTCGCGCGTCACGAACATGGCGCAGTACACGCTCAACGTGGTGTCGCTCATCGGGTTGGGCGTGGCCATCGACTACTCGCTCTTCATCGTGAGCCGCTTCCGGGGAGAGCTCGCCGAGGGGCTGTCGACGGAGGCCGCGCTGGCGCGCACGCTGGACACGGCGGGGCGCGCGGTGGCGTTCTCGGGCCTGGCCGTCACGGTGGGCCTGGCGGGGCTGCTCTTCTTCCACGGCTCGTACCTGAGCGCCATGGGCCTGGGCGGCGCGCTCGTCGTCGCCTTCGCGGTGCTCTTCGCGCTCACCGTGCTGCCCGCGCTGCTGTCCTGGCTGGGGCCCCGGGTGGACAAGGGGCGGCTGCCCTTCGGACGCGGCACGGGGCGCGTCGGCGTGTGGCACGCGCTGGCCACGTGGGTGATGAAGCATCCGTGGCTCGTGCTGTTGCCCACGCTCGCGGTGCTGCTCGCCATGGGGCTGCCGTTCCGTCGCCTGGAGCTGGCCGCCACGGACATCACCGCGCTGCCTGCCGACACCGAGGCCCGCCGGGGCGCGCAGACGCTCGCGCGGCTGTTCCCGCGCGAGGCCGCCACGCGGGTGCTGGTGGCGGTGGAGTTCCCTTCCGGCGATGCGCTCACGCCCGAGCGGGTCTCCGCCCTCTTCGACGCGAGCCGGCGCATGGCGGCGCTGCCCGGCGTGGTGGGCGTGGAGAGCGCGGTGGACCTCTCGCCCGGCCTGGAGAAGAGCACGTATCAGCAGATCGCCGCCGCGCCCCCGGAGCTGCTGCCGCCCGAGGTGCGCGCCGCGCGCGACGCGTACCGCACGGGCAACGTCGCGGTGCTGCAGGTGCTCACCTCCTCACCGCCCAGCAGCCACGAGGCGCGGGCGCTGGTGCGCGCGCTGCGACAGGAGCGCGCGGTGGGCGATGGGACGCTCGTCGTGGGCGGGCAGACGGCCACGGACGTGGACGCGACGGGGTTCCTCAAGGAGAACACCCCGGCCGCGGTGGGCTTCGTGATGGGGATGACGTGCATCGTGCTCTTCGTGCTGCTGCGCTCCGTGGTGCTGCCGCTCAAGGCGCTGCTGATGAACCTGCTGTCACTGGCGGGCTCGTTCGGCGCGCTGGTGTGGATATTCCAGGAGGGGCACCTGCACCGGCTGCTGCGCTTCGAGCCCGGGCCCATCGAGCCATCGCTGCCCATCCTGTTGTTCTGCGCCTTGTTCGGGCTGTCCATGGACTACGAGGTGCTGCTGCTCAGCCGCATCCGCGAGGAGTGGCTGCGCACGGGTGACAACACCCACGCGGTGGCCGAGGGGCTGGAGCGCACCGGAGGGCTCATCACCAGCGCGGCGGCCATCATGGTGGCCGTCTTCGCGGCCTTCGCGCTGGCCTCGGTGGTGGTGGTGAAGGCGATGGGGTTGGGCATGGCCATCGCCGTGGCGCTGGATGCCACGCTGGTCCGGGTGCTCATCGTCCCCGCGATGATGCGGCTGATGGGGCACTGGAACTGGTGGGCGCCCGGAGCCAGGGGACGGGGGGCGGGTCGATGA
- a CDS encoding hydroxymethylglutaryl-CoA reductase, degradative: MGEVNDESVQVPSATRSSRLPGFHQRSMEERWRELALRGDLTPEELRVLCAMDAPHLDVVNQMIENAVGVFALPLGLGLNLTVNGRDHLVPMVVEEPSVIAAVSLASKLVREAGGFLAEAGTSMMIGQVQLTGYGDPELARARLLSGREQLLALANSFHPSLEKRGGGACDLQVRILPAPEGPHAEPLLIVHLLVDTQEAMGANLINTMAEGIAPLVEQLTGGRVYLRILSNLADQRLARASCRIPVTSLAGLGMSGEDIAEGILQAGRFARADPYRAATHNKGVMNGIDAVAIATGQDWRAIEAGAHAYACRDGRYGPLTTWTREDGHLLGRIELPLALGMVGGPIKVHPGAQLGLKLLGVNTVRELAMVFAAVGLAQNLAAVRALGSVGIQKGHMAMHARCVAVTAGARGADVEKVVRLLMERGNIKVEAAREILASLQALSPP, encoded by the coding sequence ATGGGAGAAGTCAACGACGAGTCGGTGCAGGTGCCATCGGCGACGCGGTCTTCTCGCCTGCCGGGCTTCCACCAACGCAGCATGGAGGAGCGCTGGCGCGAGCTGGCGCTGCGCGGAGACCTCACGCCCGAGGAGCTGCGCGTGCTGTGCGCGATGGACGCGCCGCACCTCGACGTCGTCAACCAGATGATCGAGAACGCCGTGGGCGTGTTCGCCCTGCCCCTGGGCCTGGGGCTGAACCTCACCGTCAACGGGCGCGACCACCTGGTGCCCATGGTCGTGGAGGAGCCGTCCGTCATCGCCGCGGTGTCCCTCGCCTCCAAGCTGGTGCGTGAGGCGGGCGGGTTCCTCGCCGAGGCGGGCACCTCGATGATGATTGGCCAGGTGCAGCTCACCGGCTACGGCGACCCCGAGCTCGCCCGCGCCCGGCTGCTGTCGGGCAGGGAGCAGCTGCTCGCGCTCGCCAACAGCTTCCACCCCTCGCTGGAGAAGCGCGGCGGTGGCGCGTGTGACCTGCAGGTCCGCATCCTCCCCGCGCCCGAGGGGCCCCACGCGGAGCCGCTCCTCATCGTCCACCTGCTGGTGGACACCCAGGAGGCCATGGGCGCCAACCTCATCAACACCATGGCCGAGGGCATCGCGCCGCTCGTCGAGCAGCTCACGGGGGGACGCGTGTATCTGCGCATCCTCTCCAACCTCGCCGACCAGCGACTGGCGCGGGCCTCCTGCCGCATCCCCGTGACGTCGCTCGCGGGGCTGGGCATGTCCGGCGAGGACATCGCGGAGGGCATCCTCCAGGCGGGCCGCTTCGCCCGGGCCGACCCCTACCGCGCCGCGACGCACAACAAGGGCGTGATGAACGGCATCGACGCGGTGGCCATCGCCACGGGGCAGGACTGGCGCGCGATTGAAGCCGGCGCGCACGCCTACGCGTGTCGGGACGGCCGCTACGGCCCGTTGACGACCTGGACGCGGGAGGACGGGCACCTGCTGGGCCGCATCGAGCTGCCGCTGGCGCTGGGCATGGTGGGAGGCCCCATCAAGGTGCACCCCGGCGCGCAGCTGGGGCTGAAGCTCCTGGGCGTCAACACCGTGCGCGAGCTGGCCATGGTGTTCGCGGCGGTGGGGCTGGCGCAGAACCTGGCGGCGGTGCGCGCGCTGGGCTCGGTGGGCATCCAGAAGGGCCACATGGCGATGCACGCCCGGTGCGTCGCGGTGACAGCGGGCGCTCGCGGCGCGGACGTGGAGAAGGTGGTCCGGCTGCTGATGGAGCGCGGCAACATCAAGGTGGAGGCGGCGCGCGAAATCCTCGCCTCGCTCCAGGCCCTCTCGCCCCCATGA